A genome region from Etheostoma cragini isolate CJK2018 chromosome 4, CSU_Ecrag_1.0, whole genome shotgun sequence includes the following:
- the tgm5l gene encoding transglutaminase 5, like isoform X2 translates to MEDMKIQNVNLEKSENQERHKTQGFSSSKALVVRRGAPFRVSLQLKDQAFNPKTDSLRIKVTLGRLYMSMPVTFSKNVPSSQWKAYMDPKGLNLQNPSIFISSPASASVGCYGFQLCVFTQGSQKTCAFGQFLLLCNPWCHEDAVYIPFEDQREEYIQNDSGLLFVGTAMNIVSRPWSFDQFEPGVLEACLDLLQVSPQHQKDGRMDYLNRSNPVYVSRVVSAMINSEDDCGVLKGKWTGDFKQGVNPSLWTGSGDILTQWAASGFSPVQFGQCWVFAAVMCTVMRVLGIPCRVVTNFNSAHDTNGNLVIEEYYSETGKKLNHSKDSIWNFHVWVECWMTRQDLGSGMDGWQVLDPTPQQRSGGVFCCGPAPVKAIKDRRIDQFYDIPFVYAEVNADVHSLVVREGRVVSHSKDTERVGSLICTKAIGFPRHQNITGDYKCITSPTSTLSLRSSTRSEDSTLRRGTSTGVLVFLTLDNAPVAGEPVRFTVKVINKQKVAKKMRLHLNAQAKEYNNSPSDTFWETSGVLQLAPMEAKVIHQQILPDQYECVVGDDLINLAVVLEDVANQEWVLASEEFNIASSQLTIQIADKKLIVNKEQSATVAFTNPFSQPVSGVLTVGGAGLTPSKVHFRMLPLRPGGRIEQLITFIPRNVGTKMLQASLSLTNINSTIRGFKMVSVLKA, encoded by the exons ATGGAAG acatgaaaatacaaaatgtcaacctggaaaaatctgaaaaccAGGAGAGACACAAGACACAGGGCTTCAGCAGCTCCAAAGCCCTGGTGGTGCGAAGAGGAGCCCCATTTAGAGTCAGTCTGCAACTGAAGGACCAAGCCTTCAACCCCAAGACGGACTCACTGAGGATCAAAGTTACGCTAG gCCGCCTCTACATGTCAATGCCGGTCACATTCTCCAAGAATGTTCCTTCCTCCCAATGGAAAGCCTATATGGACCCAAAGGGCCTGAACCTCCAGAACCCCTCCATATTCATCTCCTCTCCTGCCTCTGCCTCCGTGGGCTGCTATGGATTTCAGCTGTGTGTATTCACTCAGGGCAGCCAAAAGACCTGTGCGTTTGGCCAATTCCTCCTGCTCTGCAATCCCTGGTGTCATG AGGATGCTGTGTATATTCCCTTTGAGGACCAGAGAGAAGAGTACATCCAGAACGACTCTGGGCTGCTGTTTGTGGGGACAGCTATGAACATTGTGTCAAGACCATGGTCTTTTGATCAG TTTGAGCCCGGTGTTCTGGAGGCGTGCCTGGATCTGCTTCAAGTCAGCCCTCAGCACCAAAAGGACGGAAGGATGGACTACCTGAACCGAAGCAACCCCGTCTACGTCAGCCGGGTCGTGTCTGCCATG ATAAACAGTGAAGACGACTGTGGTGTGCTGAAAGGGAAATGGACGGGTGACTTCAAACAAGGAGTCAATCCCTCCTTGTGGACTGGGAGTGGGGACATCTTGACACAGTGGGCTGCGTCTGGTTTCAGCCCAGTCCAGTTTGGACAGTGCTGGGTGTTTGCAGCTGTCATGTGTACAG TCATGAGAGTTCTTGGCATTCCCTGCCGTGTCGTCACAAACTTCAACTCTGCTCACGACACCAATGGCAACCTGGTGATTGAGGAGTACTACAGTGAAACAGGGAAGAAGCTGAACCACAGCAAAGACAGCATATG GAACTTCCATGTGTGGGTGGAGTGCTGGATGACTAGACAGGATCTGGGATCTGGAATGGATGGCTGGCAGGTTCTGGACCCGACCCCCCAGCAAAGGAGTGGAG GAGTGTTCTGCTGTGGCCCAGCCCCGGTCAAAGCGATCAAAGATCGACGCATTGACCAGTTTTATGACATCCCCTTTGTCTACGCCGAGGTGAACGCCGACGTCCACTCACTCGTAGTGAGAGAAGGTCGAGTGGTCAGCCACAGCAAAGACACTGAGAGAGTGGGATCCCTCATCTGCACCAAAGCTATTGGTTTCCCAAGACACCAAAACATCACAGGAGACTACAAATGCATCACAA GCCCGACTTCAACACTTTCATTGAGAAGTTCCACAAGGTCAGAGGACTCGACATTAAGAAGAG GCACATCCACAGGGGTGTTGGTCTTCCTGACCCTGGATAATGCTCCTGTTGCCGGGGAACCTGTTCGCTTCACAGTGAAAGTCATCAACAAGCAGAAGGTTGCCAAGAAGATGAGGTTGCATCTCAACGCCCAGGCTAAAGAATACAACAACAGCCCCTCAGACACCTTCTGGGAAACCAGCGGTGTACTACAACTGGCCCCCATGGAGG CCAAGGTTATTCACCAGCAGATCCTCCCAGACCAGTATGAGTGTGTGGTGGGAGATGACCTGATAAACCTCGCAGTGGTCCTGGAGGACGTGGCCAATCAGGAGTGGGTCTTGGCCTCAGAGGAGTTCAATATTGCCAGCTCACAGCTCACCATACAG atcGCAGATAAAAAGTTGATAGTGAACAAAGAGCAGTCTGCCACAGTGGCCTTCACCAACCCGTTTTCTCAGCCGGTCAGTGGAGTACTGACTGTGGGTGGGGCAGGGCTGACTCCGAGCAAGGTTCACTTCAG GATGCTCCCGCTGCGTCCAGGGGGACGAATCGAACAGCTCATTACCTTCATCCCCCGCAATGTGGGAACCAAGATGCTGCAGGCCAGCCTGTCACTCACAAACATCAACAGCACTATCAGAGGCTTCAAGATGGTCTCCGTCCTCAAAGCTTAG
- the tgm5l gene encoding transglutaminase 5, like isoform X1, whose product MEGEICLQKDMKIQNVNLEKSENQERHKTQGFSSSKALVVRRGAPFRVSLQLKDQAFNPKTDSLRIKVTLGRLYMSMPVTFSKNVPSSQWKAYMDPKGLNLQNPSIFISSPASASVGCYGFQLCVFTQGSQKTCAFGQFLLLCNPWCHEDAVYIPFEDQREEYIQNDSGLLFVGTAMNIVSRPWSFDQFEPGVLEACLDLLQVSPQHQKDGRMDYLNRSNPVYVSRVVSAMINSEDDCGVLKGKWTGDFKQGVNPSLWTGSGDILTQWAASGFSPVQFGQCWVFAAVMCTVMRVLGIPCRVVTNFNSAHDTNGNLVIEEYYSETGKKLNHSKDSIWNFHVWVECWMTRQDLGSGMDGWQVLDPTPQQRSGGVFCCGPAPVKAIKDRRIDQFYDIPFVYAEVNADVHSLVVREGRVVSHSKDTERVGSLICTKAIGFPRHQNITGDYKCITSPTSTLSLRSSTRSEDSTLRRGTSTGVLVFLTLDNAPVAGEPVRFTVKVINKQKVAKKMRLHLNAQAKEYNNSPSDTFWETSGVLQLAPMEAKVIHQQILPDQYECVVGDDLINLAVVLEDVANQEWVLASEEFNIASSQLTIQIADKKLIVNKEQSATVAFTNPFSQPVSGVLTVGGAGLTPSKVHFRMLPLRPGGRIEQLITFIPRNVGTKMLQASLSLTNINSTIRGFKMVSVLKA is encoded by the exons ATGGAAGGTGAGATCTGTCTTCAGAAAG acatgaaaatacaaaatgtcaacctggaaaaatctgaaaaccAGGAGAGACACAAGACACAGGGCTTCAGCAGCTCCAAAGCCCTGGTGGTGCGAAGAGGAGCCCCATTTAGAGTCAGTCTGCAACTGAAGGACCAAGCCTTCAACCCCAAGACGGACTCACTGAGGATCAAAGTTACGCTAG gCCGCCTCTACATGTCAATGCCGGTCACATTCTCCAAGAATGTTCCTTCCTCCCAATGGAAAGCCTATATGGACCCAAAGGGCCTGAACCTCCAGAACCCCTCCATATTCATCTCCTCTCCTGCCTCTGCCTCCGTGGGCTGCTATGGATTTCAGCTGTGTGTATTCACTCAGGGCAGCCAAAAGACCTGTGCGTTTGGCCAATTCCTCCTGCTCTGCAATCCCTGGTGTCATG AGGATGCTGTGTATATTCCCTTTGAGGACCAGAGAGAAGAGTACATCCAGAACGACTCTGGGCTGCTGTTTGTGGGGACAGCTATGAACATTGTGTCAAGACCATGGTCTTTTGATCAG TTTGAGCCCGGTGTTCTGGAGGCGTGCCTGGATCTGCTTCAAGTCAGCCCTCAGCACCAAAAGGACGGAAGGATGGACTACCTGAACCGAAGCAACCCCGTCTACGTCAGCCGGGTCGTGTCTGCCATG ATAAACAGTGAAGACGACTGTGGTGTGCTGAAAGGGAAATGGACGGGTGACTTCAAACAAGGAGTCAATCCCTCCTTGTGGACTGGGAGTGGGGACATCTTGACACAGTGGGCTGCGTCTGGTTTCAGCCCAGTCCAGTTTGGACAGTGCTGGGTGTTTGCAGCTGTCATGTGTACAG TCATGAGAGTTCTTGGCATTCCCTGCCGTGTCGTCACAAACTTCAACTCTGCTCACGACACCAATGGCAACCTGGTGATTGAGGAGTACTACAGTGAAACAGGGAAGAAGCTGAACCACAGCAAAGACAGCATATG GAACTTCCATGTGTGGGTGGAGTGCTGGATGACTAGACAGGATCTGGGATCTGGAATGGATGGCTGGCAGGTTCTGGACCCGACCCCCCAGCAAAGGAGTGGAG GAGTGTTCTGCTGTGGCCCAGCCCCGGTCAAAGCGATCAAAGATCGACGCATTGACCAGTTTTATGACATCCCCTTTGTCTACGCCGAGGTGAACGCCGACGTCCACTCACTCGTAGTGAGAGAAGGTCGAGTGGTCAGCCACAGCAAAGACACTGAGAGAGTGGGATCCCTCATCTGCACCAAAGCTATTGGTTTCCCAAGACACCAAAACATCACAGGAGACTACAAATGCATCACAA GCCCGACTTCAACACTTTCATTGAGAAGTTCCACAAGGTCAGAGGACTCGACATTAAGAAGAG GCACATCCACAGGGGTGTTGGTCTTCCTGACCCTGGATAATGCTCCTGTTGCCGGGGAACCTGTTCGCTTCACAGTGAAAGTCATCAACAAGCAGAAGGTTGCCAAGAAGATGAGGTTGCATCTCAACGCCCAGGCTAAAGAATACAACAACAGCCCCTCAGACACCTTCTGGGAAACCAGCGGTGTACTACAACTGGCCCCCATGGAGG CCAAGGTTATTCACCAGCAGATCCTCCCAGACCAGTATGAGTGTGTGGTGGGAGATGACCTGATAAACCTCGCAGTGGTCCTGGAGGACGTGGCCAATCAGGAGTGGGTCTTGGCCTCAGAGGAGTTCAATATTGCCAGCTCACAGCTCACCATACAG atcGCAGATAAAAAGTTGATAGTGAACAAAGAGCAGTCTGCCACAGTGGCCTTCACCAACCCGTTTTCTCAGCCGGTCAGTGGAGTACTGACTGTGGGTGGGGCAGGGCTGACTCCGAGCAAGGTTCACTTCAG GATGCTCCCGCTGCGTCCAGGGGGACGAATCGAACAGCTCATTACCTTCATCCCCCGCAATGTGGGAACCAAGATGCTGCAGGCCAGCCTGTCACTCACAAACATCAACAGCACTATCAGAGGCTTCAAGATGGTCTCCGTCCTCAAAGCTTAG